From the genome of Eucalyptus grandis isolate ANBG69807.140 chromosome 2, ASM1654582v1, whole genome shotgun sequence, one region includes:
- the LOC104435695 gene encoding NAC domain-containing protein 68 produces the protein MEKNDQSHNRDRDDQLKGMHVDGKLKVACTPSSSRELVAPPWPSSVAVAEFPFKIPIGFTFVPTDQELIIHYLKPKVTGDPIPVSDIFADVDLYKFDPRTLIENRKGAGIDEDEWYFFTPRDRKYQCGSRPNRCSPGGFWRVTRKESVVRMENKTIGYKNSLAFYRGDSKRQGDRTALNMHEYRLKEDEKRDRPSIGGKKGVKDKRLDEWVLCKVYTPRHAKHPKNGQKSDVPPKKRNEQNLDQPDGHNAPTTTGKKSDHPLKKRNGQNLDQPNGGGHNAALTAGKKSVLPTKKRSKQKLGQSDGIGHNAPSTAGQKSEVPLKKRNEQNLDKPDRDGDNASTTASKKSASLTCGPAGRKSQASYSAAHQQFSS, from the exons ATGGAGAAGAACGATCAGAGCCACAACCGTGATCGGGATGATCAGCTAAAAGGAATGCATGTGGACGGTAAACTGAAAGTCGCATGCACGCCGTCTTCGAGCCGAGAGTTAGTGGCGCCGCCATGGCCATCGTCCGTGGCCGTGGCCGAGTTCCCTTTCAAGATTCCAATCGGGTTCACATTCGTCCCCACTGACCAGGAGCTCATTATCCATTACTTGAAGCCCAAAGTCACGGGTGATCCGATTCCGGTCAGTGACATCTTCGCCGACGTCGATCTCTACAAGTTCGACCCCAGAACGCTCATCG AGAACCGCAAGGGAGCGGGCATAGACGAGGACGAGTGGTACTTCTTCACTCCGAGGGACAGGAAGTATCAGTGCGGGTCGCGGCCGAATCGCTGCTCGCCCGGTGGGTTTTGGAGGGTGACCAGGAAGGAAAGCGTTGTCCGGATGGAGAATAAAACGATCGGATACAAGAACTCGTTGGCCTTCTATCGAGGAGACTCGAAAAGACAAGGCGACCGGACAGCCTTGAATATGCACGAGTATAGATTGAAGGAGGACGAGAAGAGGGACCGCCCCAGTATAGGCGGGAAGAAAGGAGTGAAGGACAAGAGG TTGGATGAGTGGGTTCTGTGCAAGGTCTACACGCCCAGGCATGCAAAGCACCCGAAGAACGGCCAGAAGTCTGACGTTCCACCCAAGAAGAGGAACGAACAGAACCTTGATCAGCCAGACGGCCACAACGCCCCGACGACCACTGGCAAAAAATCTGATCATCCATTGAAGAAGAGGAACGGACAGAACCTTGATCAGCCAAACGGGGGTGGCCACAATGCCGCATTGACCGCTGGCAAGAAATCCGTTCTTCCAACGAAGAAGAGGAGCAAACAGAAACTTGGTCAGTCAGATGGCATCGGCCACAATGCCCCATCGACCGCCGGCCAAAAATCTGAGGTTCCACTGAAGAAGAGGAACGAACAGAACCTTGATAAGCCAGACCGTGACGGCGACAATGCCTCAACGACCGCCAGCAAGAAATCTGCAAGTTTGACGTGTGGTCCCGCAGGCCGCAAGTCTCAGGCCTCCTATTCGGCAGCTCACCAGCAATTCTCCTCCTGA